DNA sequence from the Treponema sp. OMZ 838 genome:
CGCTCCGGGCGGAAGGGCACCGATACAGATTGAAAAAGCGGATATATGCGATATTCTGCAAGCCCGAATGGCAGAAATCTTTACGATGGTAAAGGATAAAATAACACCCATAACTGCTTCAAACCGGTTTGCCGGTAATGTAATTCTCTGCGGCGGCGGTTCGCTTATGCCTGGTGCTACGGAACTTGCCTCCGAAATCTTCGGCACACCGGCTGTCCGGTTAGGTATCCCGGGAACCTTTGGCGGTTTAACCGGAGAATACCGCAGCCCCGAATTTGCCGCCGTACTCGGACTGATTTTATCTCAGTACAAACAGCAAGCGGCTTCCGATGAAGAAACAAAAAAAACAGAAGCAGAGCCGGGTAAAATTGTCGGCAAAATCAAAGACTTTTGGAAAAATCTATTTTAATAGAGGAAAGGGAGGGAACATATATGGATTATCAAGTGATGCAGCAAAATGAACTGTTACCGGTTAATCCCACTGTTATTAAGGTAATTGGTGCGGGCGGCGGCGGTTCGAATGCGGTTAATAGGATGTTGGAGTGCAACATACAGTACGTCGATTTTATCGTAGCAAACACCGATGTACAGGCACTCAATTATTCAAAAGCGCCGATGAAATTGGCAATCGGCTCAAAGTTAACCGGAGGACTCGGCGCAGGAGGAAAGCCTGAAATCGGCGAAAAAGCCGCTATGGAAGACACCGAAATTATTGCGAATGCCGTCCGCGGAGCGCACATGGTCTTTATCACCGCCGGTATGGGAGGCGGCACCGGTACGGGTTCTGCGCCGGTTATCGCAAAGATAGCCCGCGACCAAGGAGCCTTAACAGTCGGTGTCGTTACCAAGCCCTTTTCCTTTGAAGGACGGGCAAAGATGCGTACTGCCGAAGCGGGAATTGCAAAGCTTCGGCAAAATGTCGATACACTCGTTGTTATCCCCAATCAGCATTTATTAAATCTTGTAGACAGCAAGCAGACAATAAAAGATGCCTTCGTAATGGCAGATGATGTGTTGCGCCGTGCAGTACAAGGCATTGCAGATATCATTACAAAAAACGGATTAGTCAATATCGACTTTGCGGATGTACGTTCTACGATGGCAGGTCAAGGCGATGCCTTAATGGGTGTCGGTACCGGATCAGGAGAAAACCGCGCAGTCGATGCAGCAACGAATGCCATCAACAACCCGCTTTTAGAAGATTCCCATATCGAAGGTGCAATGCGGATACTGGTTAATATTTATGCAGCAGAGATGCCTTCTACCGTGGAAGTCAACGATATTATGGAAATCGTTACGGCAAATGCCCATCCCGATGTGGAAACCATTCACGGTATTACCGTTGATGAAACCGATGAATCCATGAAGGATAAAATTACCGTAACGGTAATCGCAACGGGCTTCCCTACTGACACGGATCCGATTCAAGGAGTGATGCAGAAGCAGGGACAGTCAGCGGAGTCAGCGGCTCAACCTGAATCTCTCCATACGTCGTTTTTACAAAACGATTTTATTTCGGCAAGCGAATGGGCAAAGCTGCAAACACCGCAACAGCCGAGCCTCCCCGGTCTCGGCCCGCGGAATGCAGGAATACCAGCAGCTCCGCCGCTTCAACAACCGGCAATGACCGAAACCCCGCGGCAGCCTATCCGTGTACAGCTCCCCGGCGCCAATACCGATTTGGATGTGCCGGCCTATCTACGCAACCAAAGGTAACTCCTTTTAAAAATATGCGGGCACCTGCGTTGTCGCATCATGAAAAGTGTACATCCTTGTACACTTTTCATGGCGAGTTTCGGCTCCGCCGAAACATCGCTTCTGATGGAACCAGCGGCATCCATGCCGCTTCTGAAACTAGTCTTTTTTAAAAGGCTAACGGAAGGGCTAGGTGCAAAATTTATGACCACCTTTAGTTATATAAGAGCTTAATATCTCGACGCTCTGCATCGAGGTTGTTGATTACAGTCCTTTTGTGCGAAATTTTGGATAAAATTTCGCACAATTTATTTTAGAGGAAGGATAAGCACACCAGATGAATTAATCACAATCGCAAAATAATTGAGGTCGTGAGACCATTTGAACCGCGAAGAGGTTCAACTCTGGTTGAACGACCTCAATTATTTTGCGGGGAGATTCAAACAACGTTCTGGTGTGCTTATCCTGAGTAAATTACGATGAATGAAATACAATTACGGGCATTTTACGGGTATTTAATTTCGGCGGAGGCGCGGGCGCAGCTGACCGCTAAAACATATCTCAATACGCTACGGCTCTTTCAGCAGCAGCTGGGCGGGGAGCGCCTTATCGAAGACGCGTCTCAAGACGATTGTATCGGCTTCATTCTTGCGCGGGCGGAAGAAGGGGTAACGGGGAGAACGCTTGCAAAAGATCAGGCGGCGCTCCGCTCCTTTTACCGCTTTTTGCAGCTGGAAAACGTCCGCGCCGATAATCCTGCAGAACAGCTGGAAAGCCCCCGCCGTGAAAAAAATTTACCGCGGGCGCTCGCCCCCGATGAAGTAGACAAACTTTTGGCAGCCATCCCGCTGGATACGCCGAACGGTATCCGCGACCGCGCCCTGTTTGAGCTTATCTACTCGGCGGGGCTGCGCGTAAGCGAAGCGGTAACGCTTTCACTGGAAGATGTGTTCTTTAACGAACAGCTGCTGAAAGTTCACGGCAAGGGCGGAAAGGAGCGCATCATCCCCTTCGGAACGCAGGCGGAAGCGCGGCTCAGTGTCTATTTAAAAACTGCCCGCCCCCTTCTTTTAAAACCGGCTCATCGCGAAAACACCGAAACGACAGGGGCGGTGTTCTTAAATCACCACGGGGAGCGCCTTACCCGTAAGGGTATTTGGAAACGCTTGCAGGAAATCGAACAACTGAGCGGCGTTACCACAAAAATCCACACACTCCGTCACTCGTATGCAACCCATCTGCTCGCAGGCGGCGCTGACCTCCGCTCCGTGCAATGTCTCCTCGGTCATGCAAGTATCGCTACTACGCAAATTTACACTCATATCGAAGACAAGGAGTTGGAATCGTACCACCGCAAATTTTTTGAAAAAAAACATTAAAACTAACACCCCGATAAAAAGAAAATCTCCTCTTGTACCGGTACCGGTAAAAATGCTATAGTCAAAAATTTTTGGGCAACTACCGACGATACAGCTCGATACTGCCTGCATTTTAATATGTTAGATGGAGGTTTTGATGAAAAAAATCTATCAGGTAGATGAAAAAATACCGGCAAGTCTTTTTCTCCCACTCAGTTTACAACACACGTTCGCAATGTTCGGCGCGTCGGTTCTGGTTCCAATCATTTTCCAAATCAACCCGGGAATAGTGCTTTTGATGAACGGAATAGGAACGCTGCTTTTCATCCTTATCGGAAAGGGAAAGGCTCCGGCTTACCTCGGTTCCAGTTTTGCGTTTTTAGGCCCTGCCGGTTTGATTATATCGAGCATGGGATTCCAATATGCACTCGGCGCCTTCGTAGTAACAGGCCTGCTCGGCTGTCTGATTGCGCTGATTATCTATAAGTTCGGTTCGTCATGGATTGATATTATCCTTCCCCCTGCAGCAATGGGTTCCGTAGTTGCGCTCATCGGGTTTGAGCTGGTCAGCCTTACCGTCCGCGGCGGCAATATCGGGGCTAATATTATGACAGATACCGTTACCACGGCGGATATCACGGTGTTTTTTATAACGCTCGGCGTCGCGGTATTCGGATCAGTTCTCTTTCGAGGATTCTTTTCCACCATCCCGATCCTTATCGCAATTATCGCCGGATACACAGCTTCCGTCTTTTTTGGGTTGATCGACTTTACACCGATTAAAGAAGCGGGGCTTTTCACCCTTCCCCACTTTCAATTACCGAAATTCGACATCAAAGCAATTTTAACAATGCTGCCGGTGCTGCTAGTCATCACAAGTGAGCATATCAGCCATCAGGTGGTTACATCGAATATTATTAAGCGAGATCTTATTAAGG
Encoded proteins:
- the uraA gene encoding uracil permease, giving the protein MKKIYQVDEKIPASLFLPLSLQHTFAMFGASVLVPIIFQINPGIVLLMNGIGTLLFILIGKGKAPAYLGSSFAFLGPAGLIISSMGFQYALGAFVVTGLLGCLIALIIYKFGSSWIDIILPPAAMGSVVALIGFELVSLTVRGGNIGANIMTDTVTTADITVFFITLGVAVFGSVLFRGFFSTIPILIAIIAGYTASVFFGLIDFTPIKEAGLFTLPHFQLPKFDIKAILTMLPVLLVITSEHISHQVVTSNIIKRDLIKDPGLHRTIFADNFSTALSGMVGGVPTTTYGENIGVMAVTGVYSVYVIGGAAVISILMAFISPLAAVIQTIPGDVIGGVTFLLYGMIGASGIRLLVDSKIDYSKPKNLMLTSVVFTTGLSGVSIRLGQIEFKGMVLASAVAVLMSLIFYIFEKINALE
- a CDS encoding tyrosine-type recombinase/integrase, encoding MNEIQLRAFYGYLISAEARAQLTAKTYLNTLRLFQQQLGGERLIEDASQDDCIGFILARAEEGVTGRTLAKDQAALRSFYRFLQLENVRADNPAEQLESPRREKNLPRALAPDEVDKLLAAIPLDTPNGIRDRALFELIYSAGLRVSEAVTLSLEDVFFNEQLLKVHGKGGKERIIPFGTQAEARLSVYLKTARPLLLKPAHRENTETTGAVFLNHHGERLTRKGIWKRLQEIEQLSGVTTKIHTLRHSYATHLLAGGADLRSVQCLLGHASIATTQIYTHIEDKELESYHRKFFEKKH
- the ftsZ gene encoding cell division protein FtsZ; the encoded protein is MDYQVMQQNELLPVNPTVIKVIGAGGGGSNAVNRMLECNIQYVDFIVANTDVQALNYSKAPMKLAIGSKLTGGLGAGGKPEIGEKAAMEDTEIIANAVRGAHMVFITAGMGGGTGTGSAPVIAKIARDQGALTVGVVTKPFSFEGRAKMRTAEAGIAKLRQNVDTLVVIPNQHLLNLVDSKQTIKDAFVMADDVLRRAVQGIADIITKNGLVNIDFADVRSTMAGQGDALMGVGTGSGENRAVDAATNAINNPLLEDSHIEGAMRILVNIYAAEMPSTVEVNDIMEIVTANAHPDVETIHGITVDETDESMKDKITVTVIATGFPTDTDPIQGVMQKQGQSAESAAQPESLHTSFLQNDFISASEWAKLQTPQQPSLPGLGPRNAGIPAAPPLQQPAMTETPRQPIRVQLPGANTDLDVPAYLRNQR